One Ailuropoda melanoleuca isolate Jingjing chromosome 14, ASM200744v2, whole genome shotgun sequence DNA segment encodes these proteins:
- the CCDC197 gene encoding uncharacterized protein CCDC197, producing the protein MDVTLQEDDSEWQRKLKREVEKHKLFEDYLIKVLEIIPKGHNEGEEPEAVLVETMVEHYGQLFTISQDIQKHLEALSEMNRVVHQRLESLEESHRALIPGLKIRLCQLQKRCHHEQKQWGQLGHHVTSQKDMDSYNMRSKAATAGHSPEDQKSRTPVLPRVTSSRFLHDPSRALPQTQLLHYMHVAINNMVRQCSPSTHSVPKSMDLFSKLDLIQEFMLDKMETVRFISLLMEPRVCWSGDSLRNPRRYPRSFRKCPRDQDLVPRAPLPGTQTSEYSSLK; encoded by the exons ATGGACGTCACACTCCAGGAAGACGATTCAGAGTG GCAGAGGAAGCTGAAGAGAGAGGTTGAGAAGCACAAGCTTTTTGAAGACTATCTGATTAAGGTCCTTGAGATAATCCCCAAGG GCCACAACGAAGGGGAGGAGCCAGAGGCGGTCCTGGTGGAGACCATGGTGGAACACTACGGGCAGCTCTTCACTATCAGCCAGGACATCCAGAAGCATCTGGAGGCCCTCTCCGAGATGAACCGGGTCGTCCACCAGAGGCTGGAGTCTCTAGAGGAGAGCCACAGGGCTCTTATCCCG GGCCTCAAGATTCGGCTGTGTCAGCTGCAGAAGCGATGTCATCACGAGCAGAAGCAGTGGGGGCAGCTGGGACACCATGTCACCTCCCAGAAGGACATGGACAGCTATAAT ATGCGAAGCAAGGCTGCCACCGCTGGCCACAGCCCTGAGGACCAGAAGTCTAGGACTCCGGTGCTGCCCAGAGTGACGAGCTCCAGGTTCCTCCATGACCCTTCCCGGGCCCTGCCCCAG ACTCAGCTGCTGCACTACATGCACGTGGCCATCAACAACATGGTCCGGCAGTGCTCCCCCTCCACCCACAGCGTGCCCAAGAGCATGGACCTCTTCTCGAAGCTCGACCTGATTCAG gaATTTATGTTGGACAAAATGGAGACAGTGAGATTTATCTCACTGCTCATGGAACCCAGAGTATGCTGGTCAGGGGACAGTCTCAGGAACCCCAGAAGATACCCCAGATCCTTCAGGAAATGCCCAAGAGATCAAGATTTGGTCCCCAGAGCTCCCCTTCCAGGCACCCAGACTTCAGAGTACTCCAGCTTGAAGTGA